One Eubacteriales bacterium mix99 genomic window carries:
- a CDS encoding response regulator, protein MSDLLIADDEKWIRKGIIAKLKKSGLHFDDIYEAGDGLEAKNLIEEKRPRIAITDIIMPRLDGLELMEWDNRNQFGTRFVIISGYSEFRYAQKAINLGAEGYILKPITDYDLVSILQKVLQEVLPSEAGQQQTSGRDIISGAREYIAGNYGRDITVKDIAAHVSVHPNYLSGIFRKATGETLTQYLTGIRIEAACYLLRKSDEPICNISCRVGYHDNQYFYRVFKKLKGETPADFRNQYRNG, encoded by the coding sequence ATGTCGGATCTGTTGATTGCCGACGATGAAAAATGGATACGAAAAGGAATTATCGCCAAACTGAAGAAAAGCGGTCTTCATTTTGACGATATATACGAAGCCGGCGATGGCCTTGAGGCGAAAAATCTGATAGAGGAAAAGAGGCCGCGCATTGCGATCACCGATATCATTATGCCCAGGCTGGATGGTCTGGAGCTCATGGAATGGGACAACCGGAATCAGTTTGGCACCCGGTTTGTTATCATAAGCGGGTACTCGGAATTCCGATATGCCCAAAAGGCTATCAATCTGGGTGCGGAAGGGTATATTCTGAAGCCGATCACCGATTATGATCTGGTTTCCATCCTGCAGAAGGTCCTGCAGGAGGTCCTTCCTTCGGAGGCCGGGCAGCAGCAGACTTCCGGGCGGGACATTATCTCCGGGGCCAGGGAATATATTGCCGGCAACTATGGCAGGGATATCACAGTGAAGGACATTGCGGCGCATGTTTCCGTTCATCCCAATTATTTATCCGGTATCTTCCGAAAGGCAACCGGCGAAACCCTGACACAGTACCTGACAGGGATCCGAATCGAGGCGGCCTGTTACCTGCTGCGAAAGTCGGACGAACCGATTTGCAATATCTCCTGCCGGGTGGGATACCACGACAACCAGTATTTTTATCGGGTGTTCAAAAAGTTGAAGGGGGAGACGCCGGCAGATTTCCGGAATCAATACCGGAATGGATAA
- a CDS encoding sensor histidine kinase, with the protein MKKRKYGFKIAYKIFIFTTVISFIPMIIINTVFYNKIRQTVEDEVVASYQHLIQQYVSNVEYKLALYDNIMGEISSNNLVQDFLTFLQQVKNPDEVREARVTLLEDVNKYLSDKFVAGLNELTLYPLGNRAVLYHSHIGNVDRLDDRSWIQSMLDTGNKTNFYVRRDWADRKVISFYAVIRDTDRYAPDNILGLARLDTFVSNFFALTNIPAVSENVNLAIVDQNRDPLYGTGDLYDWKNKKEMIENAWSHGENHVEIDGREYRILNQKIARYGWSVLLLFDYGAIRQQVREATMSIFIMSLTLYIILFMICILFSASMSARLKVLTDKMEKVKSGAFATQPVVTGRDEIAEIDHDFNNMIVRLHKLINENYVQNIERKEAELRALRFQINPHFLYNTLELINSMASVYGCDDIGKISQNLGQMFRYNMSGSDSDFATLREEIEHIQNYTSIEKVRFEDKIKVKIEVSQDLLECRVPRFILQPLVGNAFRHGFRDKTDGCVVIHAERKDSYLCILVQDNGQGIAKERLDDINRSIHSQETGIASARTDTGIGLYNINRRIQLCCGEAYGIQMKSQEGKGTEVWIRLPAE; encoded by the coding sequence GCACTTAATACAGCAGTACGTGAGTAATGTGGAATATAAGCTGGCACTCTATGACAACATTATGGGAGAAATATCCTCCAATAATCTGGTGCAGGATTTTCTGACGTTCCTGCAGCAGGTGAAGAATCCGGATGAGGTGCGGGAAGCCAGAGTGACCTTGCTGGAAGATGTCAACAAGTACCTGTCCGATAAGTTTGTTGCCGGATTAAACGAACTTACCCTGTATCCTCTCGGCAATCGAGCGGTTCTGTATCACAGCCATATCGGGAATGTGGATCGGCTGGATGATCGCTCCTGGATTCAATCGATGCTGGATACGGGCAATAAGACCAATTTTTATGTTCGCCGGGACTGGGCAGACCGAAAAGTGATTTCCTTTTATGCGGTGATAAGGGACACGGACCGATATGCACCGGACAATATCCTTGGGTTGGCCCGGCTGGACACTTTTGTTTCCAATTTTTTTGCACTGACCAATATTCCGGCGGTCAGTGAGAATGTGAATCTCGCCATAGTGGATCAAAACAGGGATCCGTTATATGGGACAGGGGATTTGTATGACTGGAAGAACAAAAAGGAAATGATAGAAAATGCATGGTCCCATGGGGAAAATCATGTGGAGATTGATGGAAGGGAATATCGGATCCTGAATCAAAAAATAGCGAGATACGGCTGGTCTGTCCTTTTGCTGTTTGATTACGGCGCCATCCGTCAACAGGTGAGGGAAGCCACCATGTCCATTTTTATCATGAGTCTGACCCTCTATATTATCCTTTTCATGATCTGTATTCTTTTCTCCGCATCCATGTCCGCGAGGCTGAAGGTTCTGACGGATAAGATGGAAAAGGTTAAATCCGGGGCTTTTGCAACACAGCCTGTTGTAACGGGCAGGGATGAGATTGCGGAGATCGACCATGATTTCAACAATATGATCGTCCGGCTCCACAAATTGATTAATGAGAACTATGTGCAGAATATAGAGAGAAAGGAAGCAGAGCTCAGGGCACTCCGCTTTCAGATCAATCCTCACTTTCTTTACAATACCCTGGAGTTGATCAATTCCATGGCCTCGGTATATGGCTGCGACGATATCGGAAAGATAAGCCAGAACCTGGGCCAGATGTTCCGTTATAACATGTCCGGTTCAGATTCGGACTTTGCCACCCTGCGGGAGGAAATCGAGCACATACAGAATTATACTTCGATTGAAAAAGTCCGGTTTGAGGATAAAATAAAAGTGAAAATAGAAGTTTCGCAGGATCTTCTTGAATGCAGGGTCCCGCGTTTTATTCTTCAGCCTCTGGTGGGAAATGCGTTCCGGCACGGCTTTCGGGACAAAACAGACGGCTGCGTTGTCATCCATGCGGAACGGAAGGATTCCTATTTGTGTATCCTGGTTCAGGACAACGGGCAGGGGATTGCGAAGGAAAGGCTGGACGACATCAATCGTTCCATCCATAGCCAGGAGACAGGGATCGCCTCTGCCAGGACGGATACGGGAATCGGGCTTTACAACATCAACAGGCGGATTCAGCTCTGCTGCGGAGAGGCTTACGGAATACAGATGAAAAGTCAGGAAGGGAAGGGGACGGAAGTGTGGATCCGTCTCCCGGCAGAATAA